A window of Sphingobacterium sp. SRCM116780 contains these coding sequences:
- a CDS encoding DUF4270 family protein gives MIKNFKRRSIQFLFSALLLTAFMACNKDISLSLDNSRDESMGIVPVDSIQVNVATYQLDDVPTSATGVVLVGKNSNAITGSVSATSYMRLGIGDITTASIPTAAVYDSITFVLKPNKYYYGDTTQNQTISVHRLTEQITLKEVNSGSDINERPVFVSGAAIYNNQKFAYDPTALGTLSFKPFVNKLDSISIKLNNNLGNTLFSYIKDGNINISSNDNFAEFFKGIALVPGNNNTAVIGYQDTVFMQIHYNLVNDEGFKVNRVAKFNLASKSYQFNNVEADRSGTSFNGLSLVNPELKSSSTQGDVFLEGSTGTVVKLNFPTLLALVNDPTVAINKAELVIETEGKYYSSFFKAPTSLILMVANAGGNPVSMVNSPYTTTVQQAGYAASNDVGANAKYTFNLIEYLNNIKKESYYNTSLFLSVPTTGLFSKTDRLIVAKDSNKKPKIKLNILYTKF, from the coding sequence ATGATAAAAAATTTTAAGAGACGTAGTATTCAATTTTTATTCTCAGCACTATTACTTACAGCCTTTATGGCTTGCAATAAAGATATTTCGCTCTCTTTAGACAATTCAAGAGATGAATCTATGGGAATTGTTCCTGTTGACTCCATTCAAGTGAATGTCGCTACTTATCAATTAGATGATGTACCAACATCTGCAACGGGTGTTGTTCTTGTTGGAAAAAATTCAAATGCGATAACAGGTTCTGTTAGTGCTACATCTTATATGCGTCTTGGTATTGGTGATATCACGACAGCATCTATACCAACTGCTGCTGTATATGACTCCATTACTTTCGTATTAAAGCCAAATAAATATTATTATGGTGATACAACTCAAAATCAGACAATTTCAGTTCACCGATTAACAGAGCAAATTACATTAAAAGAAGTCAATTCTGGATCCGATATTAACGAAAGACCTGTCTTTGTAAGTGGGGCAGCCATTTATAACAATCAAAAATTTGCATATGATCCAACCGCTTTAGGCACTTTATCATTCAAACCTTTCGTCAATAAATTAGATTCAATTTCTATTAAATTAAACAACAATTTAGGAAACACATTATTTTCATATATTAAAGACGGAAATATAAATATTTCTTCTAATGATAATTTTGCTGAATTTTTCAAAGGAATAGCACTAGTACCTGGAAATAACAATACAGCTGTTATCGGTTATCAAGATACGGTATTTATGCAAATCCATTATAATTTAGTGAATGATGAAGGATTTAAAGTAAATCGAGTAGCAAAATTTAATTTAGCAAGTAAGTCTTACCAATTCAATAATGTAGAAGCAGATCGCTCTGGAACTTCATTTAACGGATTAAGTCTTGTAAATCCTGAATTAAAAAGTAGTTCAACACAAGGAGATGTTTTTTTGGAAGGAAGTACTGGAACTGTAGTTAAATTAAATTTTCCGACACTTTTAGCATTAGTTAATGATCCAACTGTAGCGATTAATAAGGCAGAACTCGTTATAGAGACAGAGGGTAAATATTACAGTTCATTCTTTAAAGCACCGACAAGTTTAATCTTAATGGTAGCAAACGCTGGAGGAAATCCGGTAAGTATGGTGAATTCACCTTATACAACAACTGTACAACAAGCAGGGTATGCCGCATCAAATGACGTTGGAGCGAATGCAAAGTATACCTTTAATTTAATAGAGTATTTAAACAATATTAAAAAAGAAAGCTACTACAATACATCTTTATTCCTGAGTGTACCTACAACAGGTCTATTCTCAAAAACCGATAGACTTATTGTAGCAAAGGATTCAAATAAAAAACCCAAAATAAAATTAAACATCTTATATACTAAATTTTAA
- a CDS encoding response regulator transcription factor encodes MIDILYVEDEASLALIVSDSLEANGFSVRHCQDGQKALRSFEEQKPDILLIDIMMPVMDGFTLATQIREKDSQVPIIFLTARVQTEDVVKGFHIGANDYLKKPFRIEELVVRIESLLKNSPKKLFNQNLMIGDYILDSLKQSLSYKDEVIKLSYRESELLRSLYENRNQVIPREDIMKTYWSYDKYFSGRSLDVFISRIRKYLNKDARIKITNIRGIGYMLSVD; translated from the coding sequence ATGATTGATATATTGTATGTAGAAGACGAGGCCAGTTTGGCACTGATTGTTTCTGACAGTTTAGAAGCCAATGGATTTTCAGTTAGACATTGTCAAGATGGACAAAAGGCCCTACGTTCATTCGAAGAACAAAAGCCAGATATCCTCTTGATCGACATCATGATGCCAGTTATGGATGGTTTTACTTTGGCTACACAGATTCGAGAAAAAGATAGTCAGGTACCTATTATTTTCTTAACAGCACGTGTACAGACAGAAGATGTTGTTAAGGGGTTTCACATAGGAGCGAATGATTATTTAAAAAAACCTTTTCGTATAGAAGAATTAGTTGTTCGTATAGAATCATTACTAAAAAACAGTCCAAAAAAGTTATTTAATCAAAATTTAATGATCGGAGACTATATATTGGATAGCCTAAAACAATCTTTAAGTTATAAGGACGAAGTTATTAAACTATCTTATCGTGAAAGTGAACTTTTAAGAAGTCTGTATGAGAACCGCAACCAAGTGATTCCACGTGAGGATATCATGAAGACCTATTGGAGTTATGATAAATATTTTTCAGGAAGAAGTCTTGATGTTTTTATTAGTCGTATACGTAAATACCTAAATAAAGATGCTCGCATAAAAATAACAAATATTCGAGGAATAGGATATATGCTTTCGGTCGATTAA
- a CDS encoding Kelch repeat-containing protein has translation MNKKNWLLILLACVVTFSTYSCKSSNDTSDEVTEWTRGSAFDGGARSGAVSFLINNIAYVTTGIATEGQVSVRKTDTWAYSASAGTWSKKADFPGIARNNAVAFAIGNSGYVGTGFDGTNALTDFYKYDASANTWMKIADLPADAARYGAVAFAIGGYGYVGTGSKGNDNDTNVKTFYKYNPTANTWTLVDSPLESNRRYGFSFVINDVAYIGGGIDNSSYPEDFFKFDGTKWTKLNDLNRDDNSYTYNLTRSNTSAFVLNNLAYVVGGKKSSVINTIWEYNPSTDVWNSDNQVFQGSARQDAVSFTIDNVGYVTTGMNGTNKFYDTWKFVPVK, from the coding sequence ATGAACAAGAAAAATTGGCTACTAATATTATTAGCGTGCGTCGTAACTTTCTCTACTTACTCCTGTAAATCAAGCAATGATACTTCAGACGAAGTAACAGAATGGACTAGGGGTTCTGCGTTCGATGGTGGCGCAAGAAGTGGGGCAGTATCTTTCTTAATTAACAATATTGCTTATGTAACAACGGGTATTGCAACAGAAGGTCAAGTATCTGTTCGAAAAACTGATACTTGGGCATATAGTGCTTCCGCAGGAACCTGGTCTAAAAAAGCTGATTTCCCAGGTATTGCTCGTAACAATGCAGTTGCTTTTGCAATTGGTAACAGTGGTTATGTGGGTACTGGTTTTGATGGAACAAATGCATTAACAGACTTTTATAAATATGATGCTTCAGCTAACACTTGGATGAAGATTGCTGACCTTCCTGCTGATGCAGCACGTTATGGTGCTGTTGCCTTTGCAATCGGTGGTTATGGATATGTAGGTACTGGTTCTAAAGGAAATGACAACGATACGAATGTTAAAACATTCTACAAATACAATCCTACAGCTAACACATGGACTTTAGTTGATAGCCCTTTAGAGTCTAACAGAAGATATGGATTTTCATTTGTAATCAATGATGTTGCTTATATAGGCGGCGGAATTGATAACAGTTCATATCCTGAAGATTTCTTTAAATTTGATGGTACGAAATGGACTAAATTAAATGATTTGAATCGCGATGACAATTCTTATACATACAATTTAACTCGTTCAAATACTTCTGCTTTTGTATTGAATAATTTAGCTTACGTAGTAGGTGGAAAGAAATCATCTGTTATCAACACGATCTGGGAATACAATCCTTCTACTGATGTTTGGAACTCTGATAATCAGGTTTTCCAAGGTTCAGCTAGACAAGATGCTGTTTCATTTACTATTGATAATGTGGGATATGTTACAACAGGTATGAACGGAACAAACAAATTCTATGATACTTGGAAATTTGTACCAGTAAAATAG
- a CDS encoding DUF6443 domain-containing protein codes for MKILTKTFLLFSLLVHIHDVYGQVDTLDANKRVQKIPMGIQALAGESSLVLQPPINKPSISYGSARTFTPNEQIDWSPTNSGGDAEFVVTVEQTITGYYNPLNTAMGSDGSLYIANAGYHSIMKRTSAGIETVFAGGNSTIWDYVDGTGSTARFRHPSSIAIDAAGNLFVTDQQNHRIRKITPAGVVSTFAGNGTAGATNGTGTAASFNNPMGLAFDASGNLYVADGMNNLIRKITTAGVVSTYAGSGTLGLQDGSLLTAQFNSPMGLAFDSNGDLYIADRQNHAVRKISGGTVSTVAGNGTFGNVDGQGSAARFYALNNLVVKDGNIYLVDMNNNALRYISPTGAVKTISTSGMLSNPFGISRTLDGKYYITENLANQMKKVAVQAAYSISPALPTGLVFDASTGKISGKTATLMAAKNYTVTALNAIGTSTATVTFSIAGPPVVSLLPTTNQNYVIERTVRKAGLKTVATVIGTPVDDVNISVRYFDGLGRASQSIQWQASPSKNDIVQYVEYDKFGRESKKYLPYVKNSIKDGGFKTSPVADQLAYYATTNTWDAHVKKTTTPYAITVFENSPLNRVQQQGAPGTAWQPAVNRETVVATSTTGHTVVTNDNVNTINDVKAWTVNTTNNGAASTFYATGKLYKTTIKDENWIKTTGKQGTVEEYKDFEDRIVLKRVWETDTKKLETYYVYDDFGDLWYVIPPGYTTTTVTDNNADFNELIYAYKYDSRRRLIEKKIPGKGWEYIVYNKNDQPILTQDANQRGRMEWSYTRYDAFGRVTTSGLYINTNATQLTRVQMENYVNTHVGPLFEIRNGAASYPTPSTTFPTAGTGITISPLSVNYYDDYSFTGATTLVAQGVTKSLLTKSLLTGSLVYKDDGTAPLLTINYYDDYGRVIQSASQNHISGTDYVTNTYNFPGELLTSKRVHTPATGTATTILTTNEYDHVGRLVQTKKKVNAQTEIIQSKLAYNEIGQVKSKGIHSENSGTNFLTNVTYAYNERGWGTKTSAPQFTYELNYNLNSAGAVLTTGAQYNGNIAQQLWGHAATTNSTFVYTYDALNRLKNGRSTGTVMSEALTYDDMGNIKTLTRDDSTTINYAYNNANKSNRLLSLTGGLTGSFTYDLNGNATKDRTGMLFTYNQLNIPKTATGTGRSIAYLYDATGTKLKKTATVGGILTEQNYVDGIEYSKLGTAASAIERIATEEGFLLNSSGTYTYHYNLTDHLGNVRSVIKRETSATVPVVVQKQDYYPFGKTKSIANSVNNKYLYNGKEMQSDLNMGTHSLGSIYILEGQSDYGARFYDAEIGRWNVVDRFAEKYVNNSPYTYGLLNPISHIDVNGDSIWVTRETIKNGKQITHINTIHITGKIIKMGSSYMTANKYAASLNKKLNSQSGSTTIMGEKNIHRIQANFTGASSMKEVSKSDHLIVLVDNVLGKGDLELGGNNAVGLAQRGGKIAYVELGSDNIVQTGFHEVGHLLGLGHPSRNSSLNNPSNPMSYFGGNSNFSTIQLSSMLIPIEAGMLNQSFNSAKIPANQVGKYNNVSTNAKPFNNVGADRVIPFPISNPNK; via the coding sequence ATGAAAATATTAACAAAAACATTCTTATTGTTCTCCCTGTTGGTTCATATCCATGATGTGTATGGTCAGGTAGATACTCTGGATGCAAATAAAAGAGTACAGAAGATACCGATGGGAATACAGGCTCTTGCAGGAGAATCTTCTCTTGTATTACAACCCCCAATAAATAAACCATCGATCAGTTATGGTAGCGCACGCACGTTTACCCCCAACGAACAGATCGACTGGTCTCCAACGAATAGCGGTGGAGATGCTGAATTTGTGGTGACGGTGGAACAAACAATAACAGGTTATTACAATCCGTTGAATACAGCCATGGGGTCCGATGGATCACTATACATTGCCAATGCAGGTTACCACTCGATCATGAAGCGAACCTCTGCGGGTATAGAAACTGTTTTTGCTGGTGGAAACTCTACTATCTGGGATTATGTTGACGGTACAGGAAGCACAGCCAGATTCCGACACCCCAGTTCCATTGCGATTGATGCAGCAGGCAACCTGTTTGTGACCGATCAACAGAACCATCGTATCCGTAAGATCACTCCAGCAGGAGTGGTTAGTACCTTTGCTGGAAACGGGACTGCAGGAGCGACAAACGGTACAGGAACGGCAGCTTCCTTCAACAATCCGATGGGACTGGCATTTGATGCTTCGGGGAATCTCTATGTTGCAGATGGTATGAACAACTTGATCCGTAAGATCACAACTGCAGGTGTGGTCAGTACCTATGCCGGAAGTGGAACCTTGGGACTTCAGGACGGTTCACTGTTAACCGCACAGTTTAACAGTCCGATGGGATTGGCCTTTGATAGCAATGGTGATCTATATATTGCAGACAGACAGAACCATGCTGTTCGAAAGATTTCAGGTGGTACAGTGAGTACGGTTGCCGGTAACGGAACTTTCGGTAATGTGGACGGTCAGGGAAGTGCCGCACGGTTCTATGCACTAAATAATCTTGTAGTCAAAGATGGCAACATCTATCTAGTGGATATGAACAACAATGCACTTCGGTATATTTCACCTACAGGAGCTGTAAAAACAATCTCAACCAGTGGGATGCTGAGCAATCCATTCGGGATCTCCAGAACTTTGGACGGAAAATATTACATTACCGAGAATCTCGCCAACCAGATGAAGAAAGTGGCGGTTCAGGCAGCATACAGCATCAGTCCAGCACTACCTACAGGACTTGTTTTCGATGCCTCCACAGGGAAAATTAGTGGTAAAACGGCTACCTTAATGGCGGCGAAGAACTATACGGTCACGGCTTTAAATGCCATTGGAACATCAACTGCAACAGTCACCTTTTCCATCGCTGGTCCCCCCGTAGTTAGCTTGCTTCCCACTACCAATCAGAATTACGTGATTGAGCGTACAGTAAGAAAAGCGGGTCTTAAAACTGTAGCAACTGTAATAGGAACACCAGTTGACGATGTCAATATATCTGTACGATACTTTGACGGTCTAGGTAGGGCTTCTCAGTCCATACAATGGCAAGCAAGTCCATCGAAGAACGATATTGTACAATATGTTGAATACGATAAATTTGGAAGGGAAAGCAAAAAGTACCTACCTTATGTAAAGAATTCAATAAAAGATGGAGGATTTAAAACATCCCCAGTAGCAGATCAACTAGCCTATTACGCAACGACCAATACTTGGGATGCTCATGTCAAAAAAACAACCACACCATATGCTATTACCGTTTTCGAGAACAGTCCGTTAAATCGGGTACAGCAACAAGGAGCACCTGGAACAGCTTGGCAGCCTGCTGTCAACAGAGAAACAGTAGTTGCTACTTCGACCACAGGTCATACGGTTGTGACCAATGATAATGTCAATACTATAAATGATGTCAAGGCTTGGACTGTCAATACGACAAACAATGGAGCTGCCTCCACATTTTATGCTACTGGAAAGCTGTATAAAACGACCATCAAGGATGAGAACTGGATAAAAACTACGGGTAAACAAGGAACAGTTGAGGAGTATAAAGATTTTGAGGATCGTATTGTGCTGAAGCGGGTATGGGAAACAGATACCAAGAAATTGGAGACTTATTATGTATATGATGATTTTGGAGATTTGTGGTATGTGATCCCTCCGGGATATACCACAACCACGGTCACAGATAACAATGCCGATTTTAATGAACTGATCTATGCTTATAAGTATGATAGTAGACGCCGTTTAATCGAGAAAAAGATTCCTGGAAAGGGTTGGGAATATATTGTGTATAACAAAAATGATCAGCCTATCCTCACTCAGGATGCGAATCAACGGGGCAGAATGGAGTGGAGCTATACACGTTATGATGCTTTTGGTCGGGTAACCACCTCAGGGCTTTATATCAATACCAATGCAACACAGTTGACCAGGGTGCAGATGGAAAATTATGTAAATACGCATGTAGGACCATTGTTTGAAATCCGTAATGGAGCAGCCAGTTATCCGACACCATCAACTACTTTCCCTACAGCAGGTACGGGTATCACGATCAGTCCGCTTTCGGTGAATTATTATGATGATTACAGTTTTACTGGTGCAACAACCTTAGTTGCCCAAGGAGTAACCAAAAGTCTACTGACCAAAAGTCTACTAACTGGAAGTTTGGTTTATAAGGATGATGGTACAGCACCTCTATTGACGATAAATTATTATGATGACTATGGGCGTGTAATCCAGAGCGCTTCACAGAATCATATCAGTGGTACGGACTATGTGACCAATACCTACAATTTTCCCGGAGAACTGTTGACCAGTAAACGTGTACATACCCCAGCTACAGGAACGGCAACAACAATCCTGACAACCAACGAGTACGATCATGTGGGAAGATTGGTGCAGACCAAGAAAAAGGTGAATGCCCAGACCGAAATCATCCAGAGCAAGCTTGCTTACAATGAGATTGGTCAGGTCAAAAGCAAGGGTATCCATAGCGAAAACAGTGGTACAAACTTCCTGACCAATGTGACCTATGCATACAATGAACGTGGTTGGGGAACTAAGACATCAGCTCCTCAGTTTACCTATGAGCTGAACTATAATTTGAACAGTGCAGGAGCGGTATTAACAACTGGTGCACAGTACAATGGTAATATTGCCCAGCAGTTATGGGGACATGCTGCAACCACCAACAGTACTTTTGTCTATACGTATGATGCCCTCAATAGGTTGAAGAACGGAAGGAGTACAGGTACGGTGATGAGTGAAGCTTTGACCTATGACGATATGGGTAATATCAAAACCTTGACTAGGGACGATAGTACGACGATTAACTACGCTTACAACAATGCAAATAAGAGCAACAGGTTATTGAGTTTGACGGGCGGATTAACAGGATCGTTCACCTATGACCTGAATGGTAATGCAACTAAGGATCGTACTGGTATGCTGTTTACCTACAATCAGTTGAATATACCGAAGACTGCAACAGGAACAGGCAGGAGCATTGCCTATCTGTACGATGCGACAGGAACCAAACTGAAAAAGACAGCAACGGTAGGAGGTATCCTGACAGAGCAGAACTATGTGGACGGAATAGAATACAGCAAGCTTGGGACAGCTGCAAGTGCAATCGAACGGATTGCCACAGAAGAAGGTTTTCTGTTGAACAGTTCTGGAACTTATACTTACCATTACAATCTGACCGACCATCTGGGTAATGTTCGTTCTGTGATCAAACGAGAAACAAGTGCTACGGTTCCAGTAGTTGTGCAGAAACAAGATTACTACCCATTTGGTAAGACTAAATCTATTGCGAACAGTGTAAATAATAAGTATCTTTATAATGGCAAAGAGATGCAAAGTGACCTGAATATGGGTACGCATAGCTTGGGAAGTATTTATATATTGGAAGGGCAGTCTGACTATGGTGCAAGGTTTTATGATGCAGAAATCGGAAGGTGGAATGTGGTGGATCGTTTCGCTGAGAAGTACGTCAATAATTCTCCTTATACATATGGTCTTTTAAATCCAATTAGTCACATAGATGTTAATGGGGATAGTATATGGGTTACTCGAGAAACAATAAAAAATGGAAAACAAATCACTCATATTAATACTATACATATTACAGGGAAAATAATTAAGATGGGTAGTAGTTATATGACAGCAAATAAATATGCTGCATCATTGAATAAGAAATTAAATAGTCAAAGTGGCTCTACCACCATAATGGGTGAAAAGAATATCCATAGAATACAAGCAAATTTTACAGGTGCTTCTTCCATGAAGGAGGTTAGTAAAAGTGATCATTTAATTGTATTGGTAGATAATGTTCTTGGTAAAGGAGATCTAGAATTAGGTGGTAATAATGCTGTTGGATTAGCACAGAGAGGAGGAAAAATAGCATATGTTGAACTCGGTAGTGATAACATAGTTCAAACCGGGTTTCATGAAGTTGGACATTTGTTGGGTTTGGGACATCCCTCAAGAAATTCATCTCTAAATAATCCATCTAATCCAATGTCATATTTCGGTGGTAATTCAAATTTTTCAACAATTCAACTTTCATCTATGCTAATACCTATTGAAGCAGGTATGTTAAATCAGTCTTTTAATAGTGCAAAAATACCAGCAAATCAAGTAGGAAAATATAATAATGTTAGCACTAATGCAAAACCGTTTAACAATGTAGGTGCCGATCGTGTAATCCCCTTTCCAATTTCTAACCCTAATAAATAA
- a CDS encoding aspartate-semialdehyde dehydrogenase, protein MKVAVVGATGLVGTEMLTVLAARNFPVSELIPVASERSKGKEIDFKGKKYKVVTPSEAIALKPDVALFSAGGSTSLEYAPLFAAAGITVIDNSSAWRMDPTKKLVVPEVNADVLNAEDKIIANPNCSTIQMVVALKPLHDKYKIKRVVVSTYQSVTGTGVKAVDQLMNERAGKKDGEKAYAYEIDLNVIPQIDVFQDNGYTKEEMKMILETNKIMRDDSIKVTATTVRIPVMGGHSESLNIEFENDFDLADVRAALAAQSGVIVVDDPANLKYPMPKDAHGKDEVFVGRIRRDESQDKTLNMWVVADNLRKGAATNAVQIAEVLKEKGLI, encoded by the coding sequence ATGAAAGTCGCAGTAGTCGGCGCAACAGGCCTAGTAGGTACTGAAATGTTAACAGTGTTAGCAGCGCGCAATTTCCCAGTTTCAGAATTAATTCCAGTAGCTTCAGAGCGTAGTAAGGGTAAGGAAATTGATTTTAAGGGAAAGAAGTATAAGGTGGTTACACCATCTGAAGCTATTGCTTTAAAACCGGATGTTGCTTTGTTTTCTGCAGGCGGTAGTACTTCGTTAGAGTATGCGCCATTATTCGCAGCAGCAGGAATCACAGTTATTGATAACTCTTCTGCTTGGCGTATGGATCCAACGAAAAAATTGGTCGTACCAGAAGTAAATGCAGATGTTTTAAATGCTGAAGATAAAATCATTGCCAATCCAAATTGTTCAACAATACAGATGGTAGTGGCTTTAAAACCTCTTCATGATAAATATAAAATTAAACGCGTTGTTGTTTCTACTTATCAATCCGTAACGGGTACAGGTGTGAAAGCTGTTGATCAACTGATGAATGAACGTGCTGGCAAGAAAGATGGAGAAAAAGCATATGCGTACGAAATTGATTTAAATGTCATCCCGCAAATTGATGTTTTCCAAGATAACGGTTATACAAAAGAAGAAATGAAAATGATCTTGGAGACAAACAAGATTATGCGTGATGATTCCATTAAGGTTACGGCAACTACGGTACGTATTCCTGTTATGGGGGGACATTCCGAATCATTGAATATTGAATTTGAAAATGATTTTGATTTGGCTGACGTTCGAGCAGCATTAGCAGCACAGAGTGGTGTTATTGTCGTTGATGATCCTGCAAATTTGAAATACCCGATGCCTAAAGATGCTCACGGTAAAGACGAAGTATTTGTGGGTCGTATTCGTCGAGATGAGTCTCAGGATAAAACGTTAAACATGTGGGTCGTTGCAGATAACTTGCGCAAAGGAGCAGCAACAAATGCCGTTCAAATAGCTGAAGTATTAAAAGAAAAGGGATTAATTTAA
- a CDS encoding sensor histidine kinase: MANKFKLLITLSVLTGIGIISILAIWLYGSYNNRLELFLSSAERSMFNVVQDVYQAHSNDLKSNQGGVLGKLRKELKAKYTDTEIDTLFKDLIPPNLEDKLSKSRNKEFFHKEFRQKLFNGRSSGEMIPPFLFLQIKVSPEMIKEIKAKFDAALKSKGIAANYTIEIEAFPRDSLMAVRKEYREKKLSWTRPILIDPTNSKFLVVKFDHVWKDLLFDLGWQLGISILLVSIFIGSFIYLFKTIFRQNRLAEMRKAFVNNMTHELKTPVSTVMAAVEAIQLYGVKNDREKMDRYLAISRKELDHLAAMIERVLQMDVDEISGVKLDKAQVDLIQLFKDASDTFKINVNKDVNIIFDFLVDEIWIHADGSHLRNIINNLLENAIKYSGDTVEITISAREFNDYIEFSVSDNGQGISQAYHKEIFNMFFRVPEGNLHQVKGFGIGLAYVRQIVQQHGGKITVKSSLTKGSTFTVKLPKL, encoded by the coding sequence ATGGCAAATAAGTTTAAATTATTGATAACTCTGTCAGTATTGACCGGGATAGGTATCATCAGTATTCTAGCAATATGGTTGTACGGAAGTTACAATAACCGTCTAGAGTTATTCCTATCTTCCGCCGAGAGAAGTATGTTCAATGTTGTACAAGATGTTTATCAGGCCCATAGTAATGACCTAAAAAGTAATCAAGGAGGTGTGTTGGGGAAATTGCGAAAAGAGCTAAAAGCGAAATATACAGATACAGAGATCGACACATTGTTTAAAGATCTGATACCGCCTAATTTAGAAGATAAATTATCGAAATCAAGAAATAAAGAATTTTTTCATAAAGAATTTAGACAAAAGTTGTTCAATGGCAGGTCAAGTGGAGAAATGATACCTCCGTTTTTATTTTTACAAATAAAGGTATCTCCAGAAATGATCAAAGAGATAAAAGCTAAATTTGATGCGGCATTGAAGTCGAAAGGAATAGCCGCAAATTATACAATCGAAATCGAGGCTTTTCCTAGAGATAGTTTAATGGCGGTACGTAAAGAATACCGAGAAAAAAAACTATCCTGGACTCGACCCATATTAATAGATCCAACTAATAGTAAGTTTTTAGTCGTTAAATTTGACCATGTTTGGAAAGATTTACTTTTTGATCTAGGGTGGCAATTAGGTATTTCTATCCTTTTAGTCAGTATTTTTATCGGATCATTTATTTATCTATTTAAAACTATCTTCCGACAGAATAGGTTAGCCGAGATGCGTAAAGCATTTGTGAACAATATGACACATGAGCTGAAGACACCTGTTTCAACCGTGATGGCTGCTGTAGAGGCTATACAACTATATGGTGTTAAAAATGATCGTGAGAAAATGGACCGATACTTAGCCATTTCAAGAAAAGAATTGGATCATCTTGCCGCTATGATTGAACGGGTTCTACAGATGGATGTAGATGAAATTTCTGGTGTTAAATTGGATAAAGCGCAGGTTGATTTAATTCAACTATTTAAAGATGCATCAGACACATTTAAAATCAATGTCAATAAGGATGTTAATATCATATTTGACTTTCTTGTTGATGAAATATGGATACATGCGGATGGTTCTCATTTAAGAAATATCATTAATAATTTATTGGAAAATGCAATTAAATATTCGGGAGATACGGTTGAAATTACAATTTCAGCTCGTGAATTTAATGACTATATAGAATTTAGTGTTTCAGATAATGGTCAGGGAATCTCTCAAGCATATCATAAAGAGATTTTTAATATGTTTTTTAGAGTTCCAGAGGGAAATTTACATCAGGTAAAGGGATTTGGAATAGGGCTAGCCTATGTACGTCAGATTGTTCAGCAACACGGAGGAAAAATTACAGTAAAAAGCAGCTTAACTAAAGGCAGTACTTTTACAGTGAAGTTACCCAAATTATAA
- the pncA gene encoding bifunctional nicotinamidase/pyrazinamidase — protein sequence MKALIIIDMQHDFLEKGRLYVPAGETIIPAINRIQTDYDLVVATQDWHPAHHKSFASQHAGKKIYDVIDLNGLPQVLWPDHCVQGEEGAKLDDRIVWNRVEAIFRKGMDIEIDSYSCFFDNGKRKNTGLDAYLRGRSVDEVHLCGLAADYCVYYSAEDALTLGYQTLVLKDATQAINQDEYSIKQEILRERGVQFL from the coding sequence ATGAAAGCACTGATCATCATCGACATGCAACACGACTTCTTGGAGAAGGGGCGGTTATACGTTCCTGCTGGAGAAACTATTATTCCTGCTATTAATCGTATACAAACAGATTACGATTTAGTTGTAGCAACACAAGACTGGCACCCTGCTCATCATAAAAGTTTCGCGAGTCAACATGCAGGAAAGAAGATCTATGATGTTATTGATCTAAACGGTTTGCCACAGGTATTATGGCCTGACCATTGTGTGCAAGGAGAAGAAGGGGCGAAGCTGGATGATCGTATAGTATGGAATCGGGTGGAAGCTATTTTCAGAAAAGGAATGGATATTGAAATTGATAGCTACAGTTGTTTTTTTGATAATGGAAAACGGAAGAATACAGGTTTGGATGCTTATCTGAGAGGTCGGTCAGTAGATGAAGTCCATCTATGCGGATTGGCTGCTGATTATTGTGTTTACTATTCTGCTGAAGATGCTTTAACATTAGGATACCAAACACTAGTTTTGAAAGATGCTACCCAAGCCATCAATCAAGATGAATATAGTATAAAACAAGAAATATTACGTGAAAGAGGAGTTCAGTTTTTATAA